The Platichthys flesus chromosome 8, fPlaFle2.1, whole genome shotgun sequence genome has a window encoding:
- the cryba1l1 gene encoding crystallin, beta A1, like 1 — protein sequence MYRTTRSPMMQPLVNSGMGMAPFFKVTVFEQEHFQGKCLEFTSECCNIQECGLDNIRSIRVESGAWVGFEHHDFQGQQFILERGEYPHWDAYSGSLSYHVERLMSLRPIYCASHQSSRMVIFEKENFMGRSVEICDDYPSLQGMGWMMPEVGSMHVQCGAFVCYQYPGYRGQQYIMECERHSGDYQHWRNWGSHCQTPQIQSIRRIQH from the exons ATGTACAGAACTACAAGGTCCCCAATGATGCAGCCGCTGGTCAACTCAGGAATGGGCATGGCACCTTTCTTCAAG GTGACTGTGTTCGAGCAGGAGCATTTCCAGGGCAAGTGCTTGGAGTTCACCTCCGAGTGCTGCAACATCCAGGAGTGCGGGCTGGACAACATCCGCTCCATCAGGGTGGAGAGCGGAGC CTGGGTCGGTTTCGAGCACCATGACTTCCAGGGCCAGCAGTTCAtcctggagagaggagagtacCCCCACTGGGACGCTTACAGCGGTTCCCTCTCCTACCACGTTGAGCGCCTCATGTCTCTGCGCCCCATTTACTGCGCC TCCCACCAGAGCAGCCGCATGGTCATCTTTGAGAAGGAGAACTTCATGGGCCGCAGCGTTGAGATCTGTGACGACTACCCCTCTCTGCAGGGCATGGGCTGGATGATGCCCGAAGTTGGCTCCATGCATGTGCAGTGTGGCGC ctttgTGTGCTACCAGTACCCAGGCTACAGGGGCCAGCAGTACATCATGGAGTGTGAGAGACACAGTGGTGACTACCAGCACTGGAGGAACTGGGGCTCCCACTGTCAGACCCCCCAGATCCAGTCCATCAGGCGCATCCAGCACTGA